Proteins from a genomic interval of Microbacterium esteraromaticum:
- the acnA gene encoding aconitate hydratase AcnA, which translates to MSTVNSFGAKSTLTVGSTDYEIFRVDTVAGHERLPFSLKVLLENLLRTEDGANVTKAQIEALGSWDAAAEPNTEIQFSPARVVMQDFTGVPCIVDLATMREAVTALGGDANKINPLSPAEMVIDHSVIADLFGSENALERNVEIEYERNGERYQFLRWGQTAFQDFKVVPPGTGIVHQVNIEHLAKVIYDRTNGGVLQAYPDTCVGTDSHTTMVNGLGVLGWGVGGIEAEAAMLGQPVSMLIPRVVGFKLTGEIPAGVTATDVVLTITDMLRQHGVVGKFVEFYGAGVASVPLANRATIGNMSPEFGSTAAIFPIDDVTLDYLRLTGRTDEAVALVETYAKEQGLWHDAANEPVYSEYMELDLSTVVPSIAGPKRPQDRILLSEAKEQFEKDILNYATPSTSEDIVDLESKHSFPASDPGQVPGEEEPTTRPVHINSGAPAHASKPVPVTTPAGEQYILDNGAVTLAAITSCTNTSNPSVMIAAGLIARKALQKGLKQKPWVKTTLGPGSKVVTDYYEKSGLNKDLEGLGFYTVGYGCTICIGNSGPLIDEVSAAINDHDLAVTAVLSGNRNFEGRISPDVKMNYLASPPLVVAYALAGSMHFDFDNDALGQDADGNDVFLKDIWPAPEEVQEIIDSSISRDQFIKQYATVFDGDERWTSLPTPTGPVFEWDADSTYVRKAPYFDGMTMELTPVTDIDGARVMATLGDSVTTDHISPAGAIKPGTPAAQYLTEHGVDRKDFNSFGSRRGNHEVMIRGTFANIRLKNAMVKAVNDGQQIEGGFTRDFTQAGGPQAYIYDASMNYQAQGTPLVVFGGKEYGSGSSRDWAAKGTTLLGVKAVITESFERIHRSNLIGMGVVPLQFPAGESWESLGLDGTEIISISGLTELNEGRTPKTVKVTAVPSEFSPEGKQPVEFDAVVRIDTPGEADYYRNGGILQYVLRSLV; encoded by the coding sequence GTGTCCACGGTGAACAGCTTCGGTGCCAAGAGCACCCTGACGGTCGGCAGCACCGACTACGAGATCTTCCGCGTCGACACGGTCGCCGGTCACGAGAGACTCCCGTTCAGCCTGAAGGTTCTGCTCGAGAACCTGCTGCGCACCGAGGACGGCGCGAACGTCACCAAGGCGCAGATCGAGGCGCTCGGATCGTGGGACGCCGCCGCTGAGCCGAACACCGAGATCCAGTTCTCGCCGGCCCGCGTGGTCATGCAGGACTTCACCGGTGTGCCCTGCATCGTCGACCTCGCCACCATGCGTGAGGCCGTCACCGCCCTGGGTGGCGACGCCAACAAGATCAACCCGCTCTCGCCCGCCGAGATGGTCATCGACCACTCGGTCATCGCCGACCTCTTCGGTAGCGAGAACGCCCTCGAGCGCAACGTTGAGATCGAGTACGAGCGCAACGGTGAGCGCTACCAGTTCCTGCGCTGGGGCCAGACGGCCTTCCAGGACTTCAAGGTCGTGCCCCCGGGCACCGGCATCGTCCACCAGGTCAACATCGAGCACCTCGCCAAGGTCATCTACGACCGCACCAACGGCGGCGTTCTGCAGGCCTACCCCGACACCTGCGTCGGCACCGACTCGCACACCACCATGGTCAACGGCCTCGGCGTGCTCGGTTGGGGCGTCGGCGGCATCGAGGCAGAGGCGGCCATGCTCGGCCAGCCCGTGTCGATGCTCATCCCGCGCGTGGTCGGCTTCAAGCTCACGGGCGAGATCCCCGCGGGCGTCACCGCCACCGACGTCGTCCTCACGATCACCGACATGCTGCGCCAGCACGGCGTGGTCGGCAAGTTCGTCGAGTTCTACGGCGCCGGTGTGGCGTCCGTTCCGCTGGCCAACCGCGCCACGATCGGAAACATGTCGCCCGAGTTCGGCTCGACGGCGGCCATCTTCCCGATCGACGACGTCACGCTCGACTACCTGCGCCTGACCGGTCGTACCGACGAGGCCGTCGCGCTCGTCGAGACCTACGCCAAGGAGCAGGGCCTCTGGCACGACGCGGCCAACGAGCCGGTCTACAGCGAGTACATGGAGCTCGACCTCAGCACCGTGGTGCCCTCGATCGCCGGCCCCAAGCGCCCGCAGGACCGCATTCTGCTGTCCGAGGCGAAGGAGCAGTTCGAGAAGGACATCCTGAACTACGCCACGCCGTCGACCAGCGAGGACATCGTCGACCTCGAGTCGAAGCACTCGTTCCCGGCATCCGACCCGGGTCAGGTCCCCGGCGAAGAGGAGCCCACCACGCGTCCGGTGCACATCAACAGCGGTGCACCCGCGCACGCGTCGAAGCCCGTGCCGGTCACGACGCCCGCCGGTGAGCAGTACATCCTCGACAACGGTGCCGTCACCCTGGCCGCGATCACCTCGTGCACCAACACGTCGAACCCCTCGGTGATGATCGCCGCGGGTTTGATCGCCCGCAAGGCGCTGCAGAAGGGCCTCAAGCAGAAGCCCTGGGTCAAGACCACGCTCGGCCCCGGCTCGAAGGTCGTCACCGACTACTACGAGAAGTCGGGCCTGAACAAGGACCTCGAGGGCCTCGGCTTCTACACGGTGGGCTACGGCTGCACGATCTGCATCGGAAACTCCGGTCCGCTGATCGATGAGGTCTCGGCCGCGATCAACGACCACGACCTCGCCGTCACCGCCGTGCTCTCGGGTAACCGCAACTTCGAGGGTCGAATCAGCCCCGACGTGAAGATGAACTACCTGGCCTCGCCGCCGCTCGTCGTGGCCTACGCGCTGGCCGGCTCGATGCACTTCGACTTCGACAACGACGCCCTCGGCCAGGACGCCGACGGCAACGACGTCTTCCTCAAGGACATCTGGCCCGCGCCCGAAGAGGTGCAGGAGATCATCGACTCGTCGATCTCGCGCGACCAGTTCATCAAGCAGTACGCGACCGTCTTCGACGGCGACGAGCGCTGGACGAGCCTGCCCACCCCGACCGGCCCGGTCTTCGAGTGGGACGCCGACTCGACCTACGTGCGCAAGGCGCCGTACTTCGATGGCATGACGATGGAGCTGACCCCGGTCACCGACATCGATGGCGCACGCGTGATGGCGACGCTGGGTGACTCGGTCACGACCGACCACATCTCGCCCGCCGGTGCGATCAAACCGGGAACGCCGGCTGCGCAGTACCTCACCGAGCACGGCGTCGACCGCAAGGACTTCAACTCCTTCGGTTCGCGTCGCGGAAACCACGAGGTGATGATCCGCGGTACGTTCGCGAACATCCGCCTGAAGAACGCCATGGTCAAGGCGGTCAACGACGGCCAGCAGATCGAAGGTGGCTTCACGCGCGACTTCACCCAGGCCGGTGGCCCGCAGGCGTACATCTACGACGCCAGCATGAACTACCAGGCGCAGGGCACCCCGCTCGTCGTGTTCGGTGGCAAGGAGTACGGCTCGGGCTCGTCGCGTGACTGGGCCGCCAAGGGCACCACGCTGCTGGGCGTCAAGGCCGTCATCACCGAGAGCTTCGAGCGCATCCACCGCTCGAACCTGATCGGCATGGGCGTCGTCCCGCTGCAGTTCCCCGCCGGTGAGTCGTGGGAGTCGCTGGGCCTGGACGGTACCGAGATCATCTCGATCAGCGGTCTGACCGAGCTCAACGAGGGCAGGACCCCGAAGACCGTCAAGGTCACGGCCGTTCCGAGCGAGTTCTCGCCCGAGGGCAAGCAGCCGGTCGAGTTCGATGCGGTCGTTCGCATCGACACCCCCGGTGAGGCCGACTACTACCGCAACGGCGGAATCCTGCAGTACGTGCTGCGTTCGCTGGTCTGA
- the dut gene encoding dUTP diphosphatase has translation MTHSVTVPIIAANVPAYAHPGDAGADLVSTEAVRLEPGERALVPTGVRVALPEGYAAFVVPRSGLAVKHGITVVNTPGTVDAGYRGEIKVTLLNTDSKQAYDVAVGDRIAQLIIMPVVQARFEPVEALPDSVRGDGGFGSTGYTQGKSE, from the coding sequence GTGACTCATTCCGTTACTGTTCCCATTATCGCCGCGAACGTCCCGGCTTACGCCCACCCGGGGGATGCCGGCGCCGATCTCGTCTCGACCGAGGCCGTGCGGCTCGAACCGGGGGAGCGGGCGCTGGTGCCCACTGGCGTCCGCGTCGCCCTGCCCGAAGGCTACGCGGCCTTCGTCGTGCCGCGCAGCGGACTTGCGGTGAAGCACGGCATCACGGTGGTCAACACTCCGGGCACCGTTGATGCTGGATACCGCGGCGAGATCAAGGTGACCCTGCTGAATACCGACAGCAAGCAGGCGTACGATGTGGCCGTCGGTGATCGGATCGCACAGCTGATCATCATGCCTGTCGTCCAGGCACGGTTCGAACCCGTCGAAGCCCTGCCGGACAGCGTCCGCGGCGACGGAGGTTTCGGATCCACCGGCTATACCCAGGGAAAGAGCGAATGA
- a CDS encoding DUF3093 family protein, which translates to MRLMQNTERATSETYRERLTPSLWMLVTIALAGPMVSLVFVPVGAEFALLLGAAVSLVLVSLSIVLSPKLRVVGTVLHAGRAHIDARWLGEPEEFVGDDARDRRTRDIARDGWHLLRGGIDGVIVVPVTDPADPMRSWTLSTRTPDRLAAAIRDARAAA; encoded by the coding sequence ATGAGGCTAATGCAGAACACCGAACGTGCCACGAGCGAGACCTACCGCGAACGGCTGACGCCGAGCCTGTGGATGCTGGTGACGATCGCCCTGGCCGGCCCCATGGTGTCACTGGTATTCGTGCCGGTCGGTGCAGAGTTCGCACTCCTGCTGGGCGCCGCAGTCTCGCTGGTCCTGGTCTCACTGAGCATCGTGCTCTCGCCGAAGCTCCGGGTGGTCGGCACTGTTCTGCACGCCGGGCGGGCGCACATCGACGCCCGTTGGTTGGGTGAGCCCGAGGAGTTCGTCGGCGATGACGCGCGCGATCGTCGCACCCGTGACATCGCTCGCGACGGCTGGCACCTGTTGCGTGGCGGCATCGATGGCGTCATCGTGGTGCCGGTGACCGACCCGGCCGACCCGATGCGCAGCTGGACTCTCTCGACGCGCACTCCCGACCGCCTCGCGGCGGCGATCCGCGACGCGCGCGCCGCAGCCTGA
- a CDS encoding FAD-binding oxidoreductase yields the protein MDDVKPRETGPAPSDAPLMRWNGWGDPAKAKDLSFAVRSLIPFLLGRIHRPEPAATLAEVRLPPSALEHDDLAALRDVVGAEHVDTSAEARIRHAGGRSTPDLLRRRAHDQNAPDAVVQPADHAEVSAVLTVAVERGIAVIPYGGGTSVVGALDPERGAQRAAISLDLRRLSGLLRFDEVSSEAVLAAGTTGPVAEELLAAVGCELGHFPQSFRYATIGGFAAARSSGQNSAGNGRFDTMVTGLRVATPTGDIELGRSPGSAAGPDLIRVFLGSEGIFGVITEVRVRVHPIPRDRVFESWTFPDFASGADALRRVAQGGGGPTVIRLSDEAETAVSLAQVGKIGRALAKGASAVTVYEGDDIAARRARASELMRAAGGTSSGEGAAEDWLQTRFDGPYLRDSLLDAGVFCETLETATTWSNLAGLRQAVEDALRQGFSDAGAKSYVMCHISHIYPTGASLYFTVLAGVRGDQLAVWDGIKANVNDAIISAGGTISHHHAVGRDHAPWLAEEIGETGIRILSAIKRELDPHGILNPGAVIAPRGSAT from the coding sequence ATGGACGATGTGAAGCCCAGGGAGACCGGACCCGCTCCGAGCGACGCACCTCTGATGCGCTGGAACGGCTGGGGCGATCCCGCCAAGGCGAAAGACCTCTCTTTCGCGGTGCGCAGCCTGATCCCTTTTCTGTTGGGGCGCATTCACCGGCCCGAGCCCGCCGCGACCCTGGCCGAGGTTCGGCTACCCCCATCCGCGCTCGAGCACGATGACCTTGCAGCGCTGCGCGATGTCGTCGGGGCCGAGCACGTCGACACGAGCGCCGAGGCGCGCATCCGGCACGCGGGCGGGCGCTCGACGCCGGACCTGCTGCGTCGTCGCGCGCACGATCAGAATGCCCCGGATGCTGTCGTGCAACCCGCGGATCATGCCGAGGTCAGCGCTGTGCTGACTGTCGCCGTCGAACGCGGCATCGCCGTCATTCCGTACGGCGGCGGTACGAGTGTCGTCGGCGCCCTCGACCCCGAGCGCGGAGCGCAGCGCGCCGCTATCAGCCTCGACCTGCGCCGACTGAGCGGACTGCTGCGGTTCGACGAGGTCAGCAGCGAAGCGGTGCTTGCTGCCGGAACCACCGGGCCCGTCGCCGAAGAGCTGCTGGCCGCCGTGGGGTGCGAACTCGGGCACTTCCCGCAGAGCTTCCGGTACGCGACGATCGGCGGATTCGCGGCGGCCCGGTCGTCGGGCCAGAACTCCGCCGGCAACGGCCGCTTCGACACCATGGTCACCGGACTTCGCGTCGCCACCCCGACCGGCGACATCGAGTTGGGGCGTTCGCCGGGCTCGGCGGCCGGCCCCGACCTCATCCGGGTGTTCCTCGGCTCCGAGGGGATCTTCGGGGTCATCACCGAGGTGCGCGTGCGCGTGCATCCGATCCCGCGCGACCGCGTGTTCGAATCGTGGACGTTCCCCGACTTCGCGTCCGGGGCCGACGCGCTGCGGCGCGTCGCCCAGGGCGGGGGCGGCCCGACGGTGATCCGGCTGTCGGATGAGGCCGAGACCGCCGTCAGCCTCGCCCAGGTCGGCAAGATCGGCCGCGCCTTGGCCAAGGGCGCGAGCGCCGTGACCGTGTACGAGGGCGACGACATCGCTGCCCGGCGTGCGCGGGCGAGCGAGCTGATGCGCGCCGCCGGCGGAACCTCCTCCGGAGAGGGCGCGGCCGAGGACTGGCTGCAGACGCGCTTCGACGGCCCGTACCTGCGTGACTCGCTACTCGATGCCGGCGTGTTCTGCGAGACGCTCGAGACCGCGACGACCTGGTCGAACCTGGCCGGCCTGCGACAGGCTGTCGAGGACGCCCTGCGGCAGGGATTCTCGGATGCCGGTGCCAAGAGCTACGTCATGTGCCACATCTCGCACATCTACCCCACGGGCGCGTCGCTGTACTTCACCGTGCTGGCCGGGGTGCGCGGCGACCAGCTCGCGGTCTGGGACGGCATCAAGGCGAACGTCAACGACGCGATCATCTCGGCCGGCGGGACCATCAGTCACCACCATGCCGTCGGTCGCGATCACGCCCCCTGGCTGGCCGAGGAGATCGGCGAGACCGGCATCCGCATCCTGTCCGCCATCAAACGTGAACTCGACCCGCACGGCATTCTCAACCCCGGTGCCGTGATCGCACCGCGCGGGTCGGCGACGTGA
- the dxs gene encoding 1-deoxy-D-xylulose-5-phosphate synthase: MPILPGITGPRDLDGLSTEELAELADEIRAFLVENVARTGGHLGPNLGVVELTIALHRVFSSPDDPFIFDTGHQSYVHKLLTGRQDFSQLRSRGGLAGYPQRSESAHDVVESSHASSSLSWADGISRALTATGRADRHVVAVVGDGALTGGMTWEALNNISDDNDRNLVIVVNDNGRSYAPTIGGMSRYLNRVRTASTYRDLHKRSDRLFRAFGPFGRAMFRGVRGGTHGFLSRFTNNAALYSNLDIKYLGPVNGHDIPALLETLQLAKDFGAPVIVHAITEKGRGYQPARDDDADQFHAVGRIDPKTGGSLSSSSGTSWTSVFADALVDAGARDDKVIAMTAAMLRPTGLARFAERFPDRVYDVGIAEQHAVASAAGLAFGGLHPVVAIYATFMNRAFDQVLMDVALHRAGVTFVLDRAGVTGPDGPSHHGVWDLAMLQMVPGIRIAAPRDGERLREALDEAVAVDDAPTVIRYPKGDTPHEIVAVERRADGTDVLFRGSTEDVLIVATGAFAELGLKAAQSLETHGIGVTVIDPRWVIPVQQSVIDLSARHRLVITLEDGIRAGGIGTRVRQVLRESGVDTAVDELGLPDEFIDHATRDEILADAGLTVEKITADVIAQIGGTRLPVAKAAEQTDAIDVPLSDRR, translated from the coding sequence ATGCCGATCCTGCCGGGCATCACCGGTCCTCGGGACCTCGACGGTCTCTCCACCGAAGAACTTGCCGAGCTCGCTGACGAGATCCGGGCATTCCTGGTCGAGAACGTCGCCCGAACGGGCGGTCATCTGGGGCCGAACCTCGGCGTCGTCGAACTGACGATCGCGCTGCACCGCGTGTTCTCGTCGCCCGATGACCCGTTCATCTTCGACACCGGGCACCAGTCGTACGTGCACAAGCTGCTCACCGGGCGGCAGGACTTCTCGCAGCTGCGCTCGCGCGGCGGACTGGCCGGCTACCCGCAGCGCTCCGAGAGCGCCCACGACGTCGTCGAGTCCTCGCACGCCTCCAGCTCGCTCAGCTGGGCCGACGGTATCTCGCGCGCCCTCACCGCGACGGGCCGCGCGGATCGGCACGTCGTGGCCGTCGTCGGCGACGGAGCCCTCACCGGTGGCATGACGTGGGAGGCACTGAACAACATCAGCGACGACAACGATCGCAACCTCGTGATCGTCGTCAATGACAACGGGCGCTCGTATGCGCCCACCATCGGCGGCATGTCGCGGTACCTGAACCGAGTGCGCACCGCCAGCACGTACCGTGATCTGCACAAGCGCTCCGACCGGTTGTTCCGGGCGTTCGGGCCCTTCGGGCGTGCGATGTTCCGCGGTGTGCGCGGTGGTACCCATGGTTTCCTCTCGCGGTTCACCAACAATGCCGCGCTCTACTCGAACCTCGACATCAAGTACCTGGGGCCCGTGAATGGGCACGACATCCCCGCGCTGCTGGAGACGCTGCAGCTGGCCAAGGACTTCGGCGCACCGGTGATCGTGCACGCCATCACCGAGAAGGGGCGCGGCTACCAGCCGGCCCGTGACGACGACGCCGACCAGTTCCACGCGGTCGGGCGGATCGACCCGAAGACGGGCGGATCGCTGTCGTCGTCATCGGGGACGTCCTGGACGTCGGTGTTCGCCGATGCGCTGGTCGACGCGGGCGCACGCGATGACAAGGTGATCGCGATGACCGCGGCGATGCTGCGACCGACGGGACTGGCACGCTTTGCCGAGCGGTTCCCAGACCGGGTGTACGACGTCGGTATCGCCGAACAGCACGCGGTCGCCTCGGCCGCCGGGCTGGCCTTCGGTGGTCTGCACCCAGTGGTCGCCATCTACGCCACATTCATGAACCGGGCGTTCGACCAGGTGCTGATGGATGTCGCCCTGCACCGCGCGGGCGTCACGTTCGTGCTCGACCGGGCCGGAGTGACGGGGCCGGACGGCCCCAGCCACCACGGCGTCTGGGATCTCGCCATGTTGCAGATGGTCCCCGGCATCCGCATCGCCGCACCGCGTGACGGTGAGCGTCTGCGTGAAGCGCTCGACGAGGCTGTCGCCGTCGACGATGCGCCCACGGTCATCCGCTACCCCAAGGGTGACACGCCGCATGAGATCGTCGCGGTGGAGCGCCGCGCGGACGGCACCGATGTGCTCTTCCGCGGCAGCACCGAGGACGTGCTCATCGTCGCCACCGGTGCGTTCGCTGAGCTGGGGCTGAAAGCCGCGCAGAGCCTCGAGACGCACGGAATCGGCGTCACGGTCATCGACCCGCGGTGGGTGATCCCGGTGCAGCAGTCGGTGATCGACCTCTCGGCGCGGCACCGTCTGGTGATCACGCTCGAAGACGGTATCCGCGCTGGAGGTATCGGCACACGCGTGCGGCAGGTGCTGCGCGAGTCCGGCGTCGACACCGCCGTGGATGAGCTGGGGCTCCCCGATGAGTTCATCGACCACGCGACGCGTGACGAGATCCTCGCCGATGCCGGTCTGACGGTCGAGAAGATCACGGCGGACGTCATCGCGCAGATCGGTGGTACGCGTCTTCCCGTGGCGAAGGCCGCCGAGCAGACCGACGCGATCGACGTTCCACTGAGCGATCGTCGCTGA
- a CDS encoding DUF3710 domain-containing protein has protein sequence MTEEIEPTLKSAPADRAEAGPFDDSEANPVRPYIDLGGIKVLPREGLNLRLEVEEQSKRIVAVGLDYAGSTLQVQPFAAPRTRGLWDETRVQLRDQIRNQGGRVEEREGPLGKELLAEVPATAAEGAGMRLARFVGVDGPRWFLRGVIGGDAASDPAAAEQAEDLFRSIVVVRGGSPMPPRDLIPLKMPSTPGAA, from the coding sequence ATGACTGAAGAGATCGAACCCACGCTGAAGTCTGCGCCGGCCGATCGTGCCGAGGCGGGTCCTTTTGACGACTCCGAGGCGAACCCCGTACGCCCGTACATCGACCTCGGCGGCATCAAGGTGCTTCCGCGTGAGGGACTGAACCTGCGTCTCGAGGTCGAGGAGCAGAGCAAGCGCATCGTGGCCGTCGGGCTGGACTACGCGGGATCCACGTTGCAGGTGCAGCCCTTCGCCGCACCGCGCACCCGCGGACTGTGGGATGAGACCCGCGTGCAGCTGCGCGACCAGATCCGCAACCAGGGTGGACGCGTCGAGGAGCGTGAGGGGCCGCTGGGCAAAGAACTGCTCGCCGAGGTTCCGGCGACGGCGGCCGAGGGGGCCGGTATGCGTCTGGCGCGCTTTGTCGGCGTCGACGGACCGCGGTGGTTCCTGCGCGGCGTGATTGGTGGGGACGCGGCATCCGACCCCGCGGCCGCCGAGCAGGCCGAGGATCTCTTCCGATCCATCGTCGTGGTGCGCGGTGGCTCGCCGATGCCGCCGCGTGATCTCATCCCGCTGAAGATGCCGTCGACGCCGGGCGCCGCGTGA
- a CDS encoding DUF3159 domain-containing protein codes for MTDPGRDSSDPPASSRDAEEAAAGLTPPEPSAAEMIGTALGSAARRAGIDPDTEQTTGHMVWQVIGGWRGVMESVLPLLIFVVTYTTTQQLLLALGLSVGIAAVFAIVRLAMKSPPVAAFSGLIAAVIAAGLPLFTGRAEDQFVIGFITNIVYGLAFLVSALVRWPIIGIIVGFLVGEGVAWRQDARKRRTFAWLSAAWAGLFLLRLGFQLPFYFEGDVATLGTVKLIMGLPLFAALLATTWLVTRRLYVDRG; via the coding sequence GTGACCGATCCGGGGCGCGACTCGAGCGATCCGCCGGCATCGAGCCGAGACGCCGAAGAGGCGGCCGCCGGCCTGACGCCTCCGGAGCCGTCCGCGGCCGAGATGATCGGCACGGCGCTGGGCTCGGCCGCGCGCCGCGCGGGCATCGACCCGGATACCGAGCAGACCACCGGCCACATGGTCTGGCAGGTCATCGGCGGCTGGCGCGGCGTCATGGAATCGGTGCTGCCTCTGCTGATCTTCGTCGTGACCTACACCACGACTCAGCAGCTGCTGCTGGCACTCGGACTCTCGGTGGGTATCGCGGCGGTTTTCGCTATCGTGCGCCTCGCGATGAAGTCACCGCCGGTGGCCGCCTTCTCGGGGCTGATCGCCGCCGTGATCGCCGCCGGGCTCCCGCTGTTCACCGGTCGGGCCGAGGACCAGTTCGTCATCGGGTTCATCACCAACATCGTGTATGGTCTGGCGTTCCTGGTGTCTGCGCTCGTGCGCTGGCCGATCATCGGAATCATCGTCGGTTTCCTCGTCGGCGAGGGCGTGGCCTGGCGACAGGACGCCCGCAAGCGCCGCACCTTCGCGTGGCTCTCCGCGGCGTGGGCGGGGCTCTTCCTGTTGCGTCTCGGATTTCAGCTGCCGTTCTATTTCGAAGGGGACGTGGCGACACTCGGCACCGTGAAGCTCATCATGGGGCTGCCGCTGTTCGCCGCGCTGCTTGCGACGACGTGGCTGGTGACACGCCGGCTCTACGTCGATCGCGGCTAG
- a CDS encoding TetR/AcrR family transcriptional regulator produces the protein MEERQPTGGSAALSSPEWDATQTRILDAADALLQRRGVHGLTIAELSRRAGLSRPTIYRNWDDADDVVRSALLRRVIGILDDLPHPVRSRAELVDSVLTFISRFRADAVYARLLADEPESFTRYTLQRVGQSQRRILRWLAAAIGGAQHGDDVRGDSPDDMAVMLLLIAQSAVLSHGTVAELIDEAAWQHELRAALDGYLRP, from the coding sequence ATGGAAGAACGTCAACCAACGGGCGGATCCGCCGCGCTTTCGTCACCGGAATGGGATGCGACGCAGACCCGCATCCTCGATGCCGCGGATGCCCTCCTGCAGCGCCGCGGTGTGCACGGCCTGACCATCGCCGAGCTCAGCCGGCGCGCCGGTCTCAGCAGACCGACGATCTACCGCAACTGGGACGACGCCGACGACGTGGTGCGCTCGGCACTGCTGCGACGCGTGATCGGCATCCTCGACGATCTTCCCCATCCCGTGCGCTCGCGCGCCGAACTCGTCGACAGCGTCCTGACGTTCATCAGTCGGTTCCGCGCCGACGCGGTGTACGCGCGACTGCTCGCCGACGAACCCGAATCGTTCACGCGCTACACGCTGCAGCGCGTCGGCCAGAGTCAGCGCAGGATCCTGCGATGGCTGGCCGCAGCCATCGGCGGCGCACAGCACGGCGACGACGTACGTGGCGACTCCCCCGATGACATGGCTGTGATGCTGTTGCTGATCGCCCAATCCGCCGTGCTCTCGCACGGCACCGTCGCCGAGCTCATCGACGAGGCGGCCTGGCAGCACGAGCTGCGCGCGGCGCTGGACGGATACCTGCGCCCATGA
- a CDS encoding glycerol-3-phosphate dehydrogenase/oxidase, whose protein sequence is MTSAATRTADLNAARRRRELTEVAETTVDVVVVGGGITGNGVALDAASRGLSVTLIEAHDLAFGTSRFSSKLVHGGLRYLATGDLATAKESALERHLLMTRIAPHLIRPLGQLLPFSTDITARQRAAGAFGMGIGDLLRMRARTPRSVLPRPRLVSAHTARRLVPALEDHGLRGGMLSFDGQLVDDARLVTTVARTAAAHGARVLTRVRALQLRRDGITAEDALTAERFEIRARSVINATGVWAGTLDDTLTVRPSRGTHIVLDAADLGGPTAALTIPHEGSISRYVFALPQQHGRVIVGLTDEDAPGPVPLVAEPAEHEIDFLLRTLNRVLATPIGRDSVRGAFSGLRPLIDSGSGSTADVSRRHLVTDTPSGAIAVLGGKLTTYRRMAQDAVDHAVRTRLGGEIRPSCTSTLRLVAGPPAASDRPFGDALNVSVEDVVFAVRAEGALSADDVLDRRTRIGLVDDDRRRCLPEVERIVSETLAELDA, encoded by the coding sequence ATGACATCAGCCGCCACCCGCACCGCCGATCTGAACGCCGCGCGACGCCGCCGCGAATTGACCGAGGTCGCCGAGACGACCGTCGACGTCGTCGTCGTGGGCGGCGGGATCACCGGCAACGGCGTCGCCCTCGACGCGGCCTCGCGCGGTCTGAGCGTCACCCTGATCGAAGCGCACGATCTCGCTTTCGGCACCAGTCGCTTCAGTTCCAAGCTCGTGCACGGCGGCCTGCGCTATCTCGCCACCGGCGACCTGGCCACGGCCAAGGAGAGCGCCCTGGAGCGCCATCTGTTGATGACCCGCATCGCGCCGCACCTGATCCGTCCCCTCGGCCAGTTGCTGCCCTTCAGCACCGACATCACCGCCAGGCAGCGGGCGGCAGGCGCGTTCGGCATGGGCATCGGTGATCTATTGCGAATGCGCGCCCGCACACCCCGCTCGGTGCTGCCCCGTCCGCGTCTGGTGTCGGCTCACACCGCACGCCGCCTCGTCCCCGCATTGGAGGATCACGGCCTGCGCGGCGGCATGCTCTCGTTCGACGGGCAACTCGTCGACGATGCCCGACTGGTCACGACCGTTGCACGGACAGCGGCCGCCCATGGCGCCCGGGTGCTCACGCGCGTGCGCGCGTTGCAGCTGCGACGCGACGGCATCACCGCCGAAGACGCCCTCACCGCCGAACGGTTCGAGATTCGTGCGCGCAGCGTGATCAACGCCACAGGCGTCTGGGCGGGGACGCTCGACGACACACTGACCGTGCGCCCGAGCCGCGGCACCCACATCGTGTTGGATGCGGCCGACCTCGGCGGCCCGACTGCCGCACTCACTATTCCGCACGAAGGCTCGATCAGCCGCTACGTGTTCGCCCTCCCCCAGCAGCACGGCCGCGTGATCGTCGGGCTGACCGATGAGGACGCCCCCGGGCCAGTCCCTCTGGTGGCGGAACCGGCCGAGCATGAGATCGACTTTCTGCTCCGCACACTCAACCGCGTGCTAGCGACCCCGATCGGACGCGACAGTGTGCGCGGCGCATTCTCGGGACTGCGCCCGTTGATCGACAGCGGCTCGGGCTCCACCGCCGATGTCTCACGGCGTCATCTTGTGACAGACACTCCCTCGGGTGCCATCGCTGTACTCGGCGGAAAGCTGACGACCTACCGCCGCATGGCACAGGATGCCGTCGACCACGCCGTGCGCACGCGCCTGGGCGGCGAGATCCGCCCGTCATGCACCTCCACGCTGCGCCTGGTCGCCGGCCCGCCCGCGGCATCCGATCGTCCGTTCGGCGACGCCCTCAACGTGAGCGTCGAGGACGTCGTGTTCGCGGTGCGCGCGGAGGGCGCGCTCAGCGCGGACGACGTGCTCGATCGGCGCACCCGGATCGGTCTGGTCGACGACGACCGTCGCCGCTGCCTGCCCGAGGTCGAGCGGATCGTCTCGGAAACACTCGCCGAACTCGACGCCTGA